Proteins encoded in a region of the Thermococcus stetteri genome:
- a CDS encoding ATP-binding cassette domain-containing protein, with the protein MGEALVLVKNLRKSFGEPILGGISLEVRKGEVVGIVGPNGTGKSTLVKIIAGVEKPDSGEVILKGTLAVAYQEDYLLPWKRVRDNVCLPLKFRGKECSPEELAERLGLRPYLDLYPKEVSGGNRRKAAILRAILMDADVTVLDEPFTGLDTASIKALLALVSELKGKGKAFLIVSHQLDELFRIADRVYVLSGRPAAVKKVLEGKELGKGAV; encoded by the coding sequence GTGGGTGAGGCGCTGGTACTGGTGAAGAACCTCAGAAAGTCCTTCGGTGAGCCGATACTCGGCGGAATAAGCCTTGAGGTTAGAAAGGGTGAGGTCGTCGGGATAGTCGGGCCAAACGGGACGGGAAAGAGCACCCTCGTGAAGATAATCGCAGGGGTTGAAAAGCCAGATTCCGGTGAAGTGATCTTAAAGGGAACTCTAGCCGTCGCCTACCAGGAAGATTATCTCCTTCCCTGGAAGAGGGTAAGGGACAACGTCTGCCTCCCGCTGAAGTTCAGGGGGAAGGAGTGCTCACCGGAAGAGCTGGCGGAGAGGCTTGGCCTCAGGCCCTACCTCGACCTCTATCCGAAGGAGGTGAGCGGCGGCAACAGGAGAAAGGCGGCCATCTTGAGGGCGATTCTAATGGACGCTGACGTTACGGTTCTCGATGAGCCCTTCACCGGCCTCGATACCGCTTCGATTAAGGCGTTGCTAGCTCTCGTTTCGGAGCTGAAAGGAAAAGGGAAGGCGTTCCTAATAGTTTCCCACCAGCTCGATGAGCTATTCAGGATCGCTGACAGGGTCTACGTCCTCTCGGGAAGGCCCGCGGCCGTTAAGAAAGTCCTCGAGGGGAAAGAGCTTGGTAAGGGAGCTGTTTAA
- the hypF gene encoding carbamoyltransferase HypF: MKAYHLHVQGIVQAVGFRPFVYRIAHEHNLKGYVKNLGDAGVEIVVEGREEDVEAFLHDLNRKKPPLARIDRIEKREIPPQGFDRFYIERSSKGGKGGDSIIPPDIAICDDCLRELFDPTNKRYMYPFIVCTNCGPRFTIIEDLPYDRENTTMKEFPMCDFCRSEYEDPLNRRYHAEPIACPVCGPSYRLYTSDGREIYGDPLRKAAELIDKGYIVAIKGIGGIHLACDATREDVVAELRKRTFRPQKPFAIMAKDLETVKSFAYVSPEEEEELTSYRRPIITLRKREPFPLPENLAPGLHTIGVMLPYAGTHYILFHWSKTPVYVMTSANYPGMPMVKDNERAFEELKEMADYLLLHNRKILNRADDSVIRFVDGKRAVIRRSRGFVPLPIEIPFEYNGLAVGAELMNAFGVAKNGKVYPSQYIGNTGKVEVLEFMRSAIAHFRKILRVKELDLIIADLHPSYNTTKLAMEMANELNVELLQVQHHYAHIASVMAERNLDSVIGIALDGVGYGTDGNTWGGEVLYLSYEDVERLAHIDYYPLPGGDLASYYPLRALMGILSRVYSIEELEEVIAHCCPKAVESLKYGKVEFNVVLNQLAKGINTAYASSTGRVLDSIAVLLNVAYRRHYEGEPAMKLESFACKGKNDLKFEVPVDGELIRVESLFEGILDVIDSASPADIAYSAHLALARAFAHTAVERAREFGVKNVALSGGVAYNELITKTIRKVVEANRLSFHVTTEVPRGDNGINVGQAFLGGLYLEGYLTKEDLML, translated from the coding sequence ATGAAGGCTTATCATCTTCACGTTCAGGGAATCGTCCAGGCCGTCGGTTTTCGCCCCTTCGTCTACAGGATAGCCCACGAGCACAATCTAAAGGGTTACGTCAAGAACCTCGGCGATGCGGGCGTGGAGATAGTGGTTGAGGGCAGGGAGGAGGATGTGGAGGCTTTTCTTCACGACCTCAACAGGAAGAAGCCTCCCCTGGCGAGGATAGACCGGATCGAGAAAAGGGAAATACCCCCTCAGGGTTTTGACCGTTTCTACATCGAGAGAAGCTCTAAGGGAGGCAAGGGCGGCGATTCAATAATCCCCCCGGACATAGCGATATGCGACGACTGTCTGAGGGAGCTGTTCGACCCCACGAACAAGCGCTACATGTATCCCTTCATAGTCTGCACCAACTGCGGGCCGAGGTTTACCATAATAGAAGACCTCCCGTACGATAGGGAGAACACCACGATGAAAGAGTTCCCGATGTGCGACTTCTGCCGGAGCGAGTACGAGGATCCACTCAACCGGCGCTATCATGCCGAGCCGATAGCCTGTCCCGTCTGCGGGCCTTCATACAGGCTCTATACCAGCGACGGGCGGGAGATATACGGCGACCCGCTCAGGAAAGCGGCCGAGCTCATAGACAAGGGCTACATCGTGGCCATCAAAGGAATCGGCGGGATACACTTGGCATGCGACGCCACGAGGGAAGATGTGGTGGCCGAGCTGAGGAAGAGAACCTTCAGGCCACAGAAGCCCTTCGCGATAATGGCCAAAGACCTCGAGACTGTAAAGAGCTTTGCCTATGTGAGCCCGGAGGAAGAGGAGGAGCTGACCTCGTACAGGCGGCCGATAATAACGCTCCGCAAGAGGGAACCGTTCCCGCTTCCCGAGAACCTTGCACCCGGCCTCCACACAATTGGAGTTATGCTCCCCTACGCTGGAACCCACTACATCCTCTTCCACTGGAGCAAAACTCCAGTTTATGTCATGACCTCGGCCAACTACCCTGGAATGCCGATGGTCAAGGACAACGAGAGGGCCTTTGAGGAGCTTAAGGAGATGGCGGACTACCTGCTCCTCCACAACAGGAAGATACTGAACAGGGCCGACGACAGCGTGATAAGGTTCGTAGACGGGAAGAGAGCGGTGATAAGGCGCTCCCGTGGCTTCGTTCCACTCCCGATAGAGATACCCTTTGAGTACAACGGCTTAGCAGTGGGGGCAGAGCTCATGAACGCCTTCGGCGTGGCAAAGAACGGAAAAGTGTACCCGAGCCAGTACATAGGCAACACTGGAAAGGTTGAGGTTCTCGAGTTCATGAGAAGTGCCATAGCCCACTTCAGGAAGATCCTCCGCGTAAAGGAGCTCGACCTAATCATAGCCGACCTCCACCCGAGCTACAACACGACGAAGCTGGCGATGGAGATGGCGAACGAGCTGAACGTCGAGCTCCTCCAGGTTCAACACCACTACGCCCACATAGCCAGCGTCATGGCAGAGAGAAACCTGGACTCGGTGATTGGAATAGCCCTCGACGGGGTTGGCTACGGAACGGACGGAAACACCTGGGGCGGCGAGGTTCTCTACCTTAGCTACGAGGACGTTGAAAGATTAGCTCACATCGACTACTACCCTCTCCCAGGCGGGGATCTGGCGAGCTACTATCCATTGAGGGCGCTGATGGGGATACTGAGCAGGGTCTACTCGATTGAAGAGCTTGAGGAGGTTATAGCCCACTGCTGCCCGAAGGCCGTCGAGAGCCTCAAGTACGGAAAGGTTGAGTTCAACGTGGTCCTAAACCAGCTCGCCAAGGGGATAAACACCGCCTACGCCTCATCGACGGGAAGGGTTCTCGATTCAATAGCGGTTCTCCTCAACGTCGCCTACAGGAGGCACTACGAGGGAGAGCCTGCAATGAAGCTCGAGAGCTTCGCCTGCAAGGGCAAGAACGACCTCAAGTTCGAGGTTCCGGTTGATGGGGAGCTGATTAGGGTTGAGAGCCTGTTCGAAGGGATTCTTGATGTGATTGACAGCGCCTCGCCAGCGGACATAGCCTACTCTGCCCATTTAGCCCTCGCGAGGGCCTTTGCCCACACAGCCGTCGAAAGGGCCAGGGAGTTTGGCGTGAAGAACGTGGCTTTGAGCGGTGGAGTTGCCTACAACGAGCTCATAACCAAGACGATAAGGAAGGTCGTGGAGGCGAACAGGCTGAGCTTCCACGTGACGACCGAAGTTCCGAGAGGTGATAACGGGATAAACGTCGGCCAGGCCTTCCTCGGTGGCCTCTACCTCGAGGGCTACCTGACGAAGGAGGACCTGATGCTTTAG
- the hypE gene encoding hydrogenase expression/formation protein HypE produces MTEKIKLEHGAGGEIMEELLRDVVLKTLTLKSAGGIGLDALDDGATIPFGDKHIVFTIDGHTVKPLFFPGGDIGRLAVSGTVNDLAVMGAEPVALANSMIIGEGLEMEVLKRVLKSMDKTAREVPVPIVTGDTKVVEDRIEMFVITAGIGIAEHPVSDAGAKVGDVVLVSGTIGDHGIALMSHREGIAFETELKSDVAPIWDVVKAVADAIGWENIHAMKDPTRAGLSNALNEIARKSNVGILVREADIPIRPEVRAASEMLGISPYDVANEGKVVMVVARDYAEEALDAMRKTERGRDAAMIGEVIEEYKGKVLLETGIGGKRFMEPPEGDPVPRIC; encoded by the coding sequence ATGACCGAAAAGATAAAGCTCGAACACGGAGCCGGCGGAGAGATAATGGAGGAGCTTTTGAGGGACGTTGTCCTCAAGACCCTGACGCTGAAGTCGGCTGGAGGAATCGGTTTGGACGCCCTCGACGACGGTGCGACCATACCATTTGGGGACAAGCACATCGTCTTCACGATAGACGGGCACACGGTAAAGCCCCTCTTCTTCCCTGGAGGGGACATAGGCCGCTTAGCCGTCAGCGGGACTGTGAACGACCTGGCAGTTATGGGAGCGGAGCCGGTGGCTCTAGCCAACTCGATGATTATCGGCGAGGGCCTTGAGATGGAAGTCCTGAAGAGGGTTCTCAAGTCGATGGACAAGACGGCGAGGGAAGTTCCAGTTCCAATAGTTACGGGAGACACCAAGGTCGTTGAAGATAGGATAGAAATGTTCGTGATAACCGCCGGAATAGGAATAGCGGAACACCCCGTAAGCGATGCAGGTGCGAAGGTCGGTGACGTTGTGTTAGTCAGCGGGACGATAGGAGACCACGGCATAGCGCTGATGAGCCACAGAGAAGGTATAGCCTTCGAGACCGAGCTCAAGAGCGATGTCGCACCGATATGGGACGTCGTCAAGGCGGTCGCCGATGCAATCGGCTGGGAGAACATCCACGCCATGAAAGACCCGACGAGGGCTGGCCTGAGCAATGCGCTCAACGAGATAGCCAGAAAGAGCAACGTCGGAATCCTCGTGAGGGAAGCCGACATCCCGATAAGGCCAGAGGTGAGGGCCGCGAGCGAGATGCTCGGGATAAGCCCATACGACGTCGCCAACGAGGGAAAGGTGGTTATGGTTGTCGCGAGGGACTACGCGGAGGAAGCCCTTGATGCGATGAGAAAAACGGAGAGGGGCCGTGATGCCGCAATGATAGGTGAGGTGATAGAGGAGTATAAAGGAAAGGTTCTCCTGGAGACGGGAATAGGTGGAAAGAGGTTCATGGAGCCTCCAGAGGGAGACCCCGTTCCGAGGATATGCTGA
- a CDS encoding ubiquinone/menaquinone biosynthesis methyltransferase, whose amino-acid sequence MVRELFNGIAERYDLANRLISLNLDCCWRRKACEEALKAISPEGGKISVLDVACGTGDMLLCLRKKLDERGIEAEFYGLDCSENMLEVAKRKVPFARLFHGFAGDMPFGDGSFDLVTVAFGVRNFSNRKKGIEEIYRVLKPGGVLAVLEFSRNPSTLGRLAWFYTKGVVPLIGRLVTGYGEAYSYLVRSIEKFPGPEELAEEFERVGFSTLKARWFFPRIAFLLLLRKDR is encoded by the coding sequence TTGGTAAGGGAGCTGTTTAACGGCATAGCCGAGCGCTACGATCTCGCCAACAGGCTGATAAGCCTCAACCTCGATTGCTGCTGGAGGCGGAAGGCCTGCGAGGAAGCACTGAAGGCAATTTCTCCAGAGGGGGGTAAGATCAGCGTTTTAGACGTTGCCTGCGGAACTGGGGACATGCTCCTCTGCCTCAGGAAAAAGCTCGACGAGAGAGGTATCGAGGCCGAGTTCTACGGCCTGGACTGCAGTGAGAACATGCTTGAAGTTGCCAAGAGAAAAGTTCCCTTCGCGAGGCTCTTCCACGGCTTTGCCGGTGATATGCCCTTCGGGGATGGGAGCTTTGACCTCGTAACTGTAGCATTTGGAGTCAGAAACTTCTCAAACAGAAAGAAAGGAATAGAAGAGATTTACAGGGTGCTGAAACCTGGGGGAGTCCTGGCCGTCCTGGAGTTCTCCCGGAATCCCTCAACCCTCGGAAGGCTTGCTTGGTTCTACACTAAGGGGGTAGTCCCGCTCATCGGAAGACTTGTTACGGGCTATGGAGAGGCATATTCCTACCTCGTGAGATCAATAGAGAAGTTTCCCGGTCCAGAAGAGCTCGCTGAAGAGTTCGAGAGGGTCGGGTTCTCAACCTTGAAGGCCCGATGGTTCTTTCCCAGAATTGCGTTCCTGCTCCTTCTCAGGAAGGACCGTTAA
- a CDS encoding ATP-NAD kinase family protein — protein MKKFRVGFIVNPIAGMGGRVALKGTDGVVEEAIRRGARPVAPEVARLFLSELKHYEEAESFEFITGPGPLGEEYLNEAGLHFDVIKHREVGYREVEGVKIPDTTAEDTKVLAREMLGKIDILVFAGGDGTARDVYSVVGKRVPILGVPTGVKMFSGVFAASPESAARLLIEVAHGKARLEERDVMDLDEDAFRRDEVRPKHYGKALTPVVELLIQGAKQPQKVDESETLEAIADAVTEEILNEDGIYFLGAGSTIKRVKDRLGINGTLLGVDVVEVKDGKARLLVKDAAEKDLLRFADKNPKIVVTVIGGLNFLFGRGNQQFSAEVLRKIPKENIIVVATPSKVENGIIRVYTGDKDVDEKLRGYIRVRVSPWMEKMVRVL, from the coding sequence ATGAAGAAGTTTAGAGTCGGGTTTATAGTCAACCCGATAGCTGGGATGGGTGGTAGGGTAGCGCTGAAGGGAACAGATGGCGTTGTTGAGGAGGCCATAAGAAGAGGGGCAAGGCCGGTAGCGCCTGAAGTTGCCCGTCTGTTTTTGAGTGAGCTGAAGCACTACGAAGAGGCTGAGAGCTTTGAGTTCATAACTGGGCCCGGCCCCCTCGGTGAGGAGTACCTTAACGAAGCTGGGCTCCACTTTGATGTGATCAAGCACAGGGAAGTTGGATACCGCGAGGTTGAAGGCGTGAAAATTCCGGACACCACTGCCGAAGACACTAAAGTCCTCGCCCGTGAGATGCTTGGGAAAATTGACATCCTGGTCTTTGCCGGCGGCGACGGTACCGCGAGGGATGTCTATTCAGTGGTCGGGAAGAGAGTTCCGATCCTCGGCGTGCCGACTGGAGTTAAGATGTTCTCAGGTGTTTTCGCTGCCTCTCCGGAGAGCGCCGCCAGGCTTCTCATCGAGGTTGCCCACGGGAAGGCCAGGCTTGAAGAAAGGGACGTCATGGACCTCGACGAAGATGCCTTCAGGAGGGACGAAGTCAGGCCCAAGCACTACGGAAAGGCACTGACGCCGGTTGTTGAGCTCCTCATCCAGGGTGCGAAGCAGCCTCAGAAGGTAGACGAGAGCGAGACCCTTGAGGCCATAGCGGATGCGGTAACTGAGGAGATTCTGAACGAGGACGGAATTTACTTCCTCGGGGCCGGCTCAACGATAAAGAGGGTAAAGGATAGGCTGGGGATAAACGGGACACTGCTCGGGGTTGACGTCGTTGAAGTAAAGGACGGAAAAGCCAGGCTCCTCGTGAAAGACGCCGCCGAGAAAGACCTCCTCCGCTTTGCGGATAAGAACCCTAAGATAGTCGTTACGGTGATAGGCGGCCTCAACTTCCTCTTCGGCAGGGGTAACCAGCAGTTCTCAGCTGAAGTTTTGAGGAAGATCCCAAAGGAGAACATCATCGTCGTTGCCACTCCGTCGAAGGTTGAAAACGGTATTATCAGGGTGTACACGGGCGATAAAGATGTTGACGAAAAGCTCAGGGGCTACATCAGAGTTAGGGTCTCGCCCTGGATGGAGAAGATGGTGAGAGTCCTCTAG
- a CDS encoding ferritin, with the protein MLSERMLKALNEQLNKELFSAYFYMGVAAYFKDKGLDGFAKWMEAQAEEELGHALKFYDYIFDRGGKVELERIEKPKQEFESPLKAFEAVYLHEVGVTQSIFKIVELAQEEKDHATYQFLQWFVEEQVEEEASTKAIVDKLKIIGDHPNGLFMLDRELGAKAPKLRALLAQGGE; encoded by the coding sequence ATGCTGAGCGAAAGGATGCTCAAGGCACTGAACGAGCAGCTCAACAAGGAGCTGTTCTCGGCCTACTTCTACATGGGCGTAGCCGCCTACTTTAAGGACAAGGGGCTCGACGGTTTTGCAAAATGGATGGAGGCCCAGGCGGAAGAAGAGCTCGGGCACGCTCTGAAGTTCTACGACTACATCTTCGACAGAGGTGGAAAGGTTGAGCTCGAGAGGATTGAAAAGCCCAAACAGGAGTTTGAGAGCCCGCTGAAGGCCTTCGAGGCAGTTTACCTCCACGAGGTCGGGGTTACCCAGTCGATCTTTAAGATCGTCGAGCTTGCTCAGGAGGAGAAGGATCACGCTACCTACCAGTTCCTCCAGTGGTTCGTGGAGGAGCAGGTCGAGGAGGAGGCCAGCACGAAGGCGATAGTCGACAAGCTCAAGATAATCGGCGACCATCCCAACGGCCTCTTCATGCTTGACAGAGAGCTTGGGGCTAAGGCGCCGAAGCTGAGGGCATTGCTCGCACAGGGAGGGGAATGA
- a CDS encoding cysteine desulfurase, protein MKIPDDVRRDIPLTSEVIYFDNTATSLTPKPVVEAMDEYYLKYRANVHRGVHRLSQMATHKYEESRKVVADFLNAMFEEVVFTKNTSESLNLVALGLEHIFRPGDKIVTTLYEHHSDLLPWQRLAKRKGLKLEFIEGDLEGNLDLPDAEKKIKGAKLVAVQHVSNALGVIHEVEELGKMAKEEGAIFVVDAAQSAGHMEVDVKKLHADFLGFSGHKGPMGPTGIGVLYINEEFFDVFEPPLIGGGTIEDVDLDSYKLTEPPERFEAGTPNIGGAIGLAAGIRYIERIGLDKIERQERRLVKRITEGLDELEIPWYGPRNLDKHAGVVSFNVPPLHPHDVAAILDEHSIMVRSGHHCALPAIKKLGVEGTVRASFHVYNSVEEVEMFLGVMEELVKGLKG, encoded by the coding sequence ATGAAGATACCTGACGATGTAAGGAGGGACATACCGCTCACAAGCGAGGTCATATACTTCGACAACACCGCAACCTCGCTCACTCCAAAACCCGTCGTTGAGGCGATGGACGAGTACTACCTGAAGTACCGTGCCAACGTCCACAGAGGCGTCCACAGGCTTTCACAAATGGCCACTCACAAATACGAGGAGAGCAGGAAGGTCGTGGCCGACTTCCTCAACGCTATGTTCGAGGAGGTGGTCTTCACCAAGAACACGAGCGAGAGCCTGAATTTGGTGGCCCTCGGGCTGGAGCACATCTTCAGGCCCGGCGACAAGATAGTGACGACTCTATACGAGCACCACTCCGACCTGCTCCCATGGCAGAGGCTGGCAAAGAGGAAGGGGCTAAAGCTGGAGTTCATAGAGGGAGACCTGGAAGGCAACCTCGACCTGCCAGATGCCGAGAAGAAGATCAAAGGCGCGAAGCTCGTGGCAGTCCAGCACGTCTCGAACGCCCTTGGGGTGATTCACGAAGTTGAAGAGCTCGGGAAGATGGCGAAGGAAGAGGGTGCTATCTTCGTTGTCGACGCCGCCCAGAGTGCTGGCCACATGGAGGTTGACGTGAAAAAGCTCCACGCCGACTTTTTGGGCTTTTCCGGTCACAAGGGGCCGATGGGACCGACAGGGATTGGAGTGCTCTACATCAACGAGGAGTTCTTTGACGTCTTCGAGCCGCCGCTCATAGGCGGCGGAACTATCGAGGACGTTGACCTTGATTCGTACAAACTCACGGAGCCACCCGAGCGCTTTGAAGCAGGAACCCCGAACATTGGCGGGGCCATTGGTCTCGCCGCAGGGATACGCTACATCGAGAGGATAGGGTTGGATAAAATCGAGAGGCAGGAACGTAGGCTGGTGAAGCGCATAACTGAAGGCCTCGACGAGCTTGAAATACCATGGTACGGCCCAAGGAACTTGGATAAGCACGCCGGTGTTGTGAGCTTCAACGTTCCGCCCCTCCACCCTCACGATGTAGCTGCAATACTTGACGAGCACAGCATTATGGTCCGCTCTGGACACCACTGCGCCCTTCCCGCAATTAAGAAACTCGGAGTTGAGGGGACTGTGAGGGCATCCTTCCACGTCTACAACAGCGTTGAGGAAGTTGAGATGTTCTTGGGCGTTATGGAAGAACTGGTAAAGGGGTTAAAGGGCTAA
- a CDS encoding NAD-dependent epimerase/dehydratase family protein, producing the protein MMVILTGGTGFIGSFLREELLGRGHEVVVPTRRGVSIPGVKTVRVSGEPEEYGRLVGELNPDVVINLIGVLKGDYHKAHAEIPREIAKACSSCRLIQMSALGADEDSVVPYFKTKALGEKEAKKAESYAIVRPSLVLGPGQRLFRDALKWRVFPKLKTPVQPIDVRDLVKIIADLLERDENLEVNLCGEEIVPLGQLVREVVSLAGKRILLFPVPESFLRFAGKLNPAVLMALKPNICERNDALSFLELTPLEESIRWTAEGLR; encoded by the coding sequence ATGATGGTGATCCTCACCGGAGGAACGGGCTTCATTGGAAGCTTTCTGAGGGAAGAACTGCTCGGGAGAGGGCACGAGGTAGTGGTTCCCACGAGGAGAGGCGTTAGCATTCCAGGCGTTAAAACCGTTAGGGTCAGCGGGGAGCCGGAGGAATACGGGAGGCTCGTTGGAGAGCTCAATCCAGACGTCGTGATAAACCTCATCGGCGTCCTTAAGGGGGACTACCACAAGGCCCACGCAGAGATCCCGCGGGAAATAGCTAAGGCCTGTTCCTCATGCAGGTTAATCCAGATGAGCGCCCTCGGTGCCGACGAGGACTCTGTGGTTCCCTATTTCAAGACGAAAGCCCTCGGAGAGAAGGAAGCGAAGAAAGCGGAGAGCTACGCTATCGTCAGGCCTTCTCTCGTCCTCGGACCGGGCCAGAGGCTCTTCCGAGACGCCCTTAAGTGGAGGGTTTTCCCAAAGCTCAAAACTCCCGTCCAGCCGATAGACGTGAGGGACCTTGTAAAGATCATCGCAGACCTCCTCGAGAGGGATGAGAACCTTGAGGTGAACCTCTGCGGAGAAGAGATAGTCCCTCTCGGGCAGCTCGTTCGGGAAGTTGTCTCGCTGGCTGGAAAGAGGATACTCCTCTTCCCAGTTCCAGAAAGCTTTCTCCGCTTCGCCGGAAAGCTCAACCCGGCAGTTCTTATGGCACTCAAGCCAAACATCTGCGAGAGGAACGACGCGCTTTCCTTCCTTGAGCTCACACCTCTTGAGGAGTCAATACGCTGGACCGCGGAGGGGTTGCGGTGA
- a CDS encoding class I SAM-dependent methyltransferase — translation MRYDITSYIYEPVNTLLEVPTGIRKARKELVKKAKGRVIELGVGTGLNLPLYPEGVEVVGIDVSEKMLEKAMKKRSKARVSLMKADARNLPFPDGSFDTAVSTFFLCVVPEKEKVIEEIRRVLKPDGFLLAMECSSPDNLIFRAFLNALSSITSRLTGTDFRINIRELLEKNGFSVVEERKLVNGAVRILTVLPEKEQERNSGKEPSGLQG, via the coding sequence GTGAGGTACGATATAACGAGCTACATCTACGAGCCGGTAAACACGCTTCTCGAAGTCCCTACTGGAATACGAAAGGCAAGAAAAGAGCTGGTCAAGAAGGCCAAGGGCAGGGTAATCGAGCTGGGAGTCGGAACTGGCTTAAACCTCCCGCTTTATCCTGAGGGCGTTGAGGTCGTTGGAATCGACGTCAGCGAGAAGATGCTCGAAAAGGCCATGAAGAAGCGCTCAAAGGCAAGGGTCTCACTGATGAAGGCAGATGCAAGGAACCTTCCTTTTCCCGATGGCTCCTTTGACACCGCAGTCTCAACATTCTTCCTCTGCGTCGTCCCCGAGAAGGAGAAGGTTATTGAAGAGATTCGGAGGGTTCTCAAGCCCGACGGCTTCCTCTTGGCAATGGAGTGCTCATCTCCAGATAATCTCATTTTCAGGGCTTTTCTGAACGCTCTAAGCTCGATAACGAGCAGACTGACGGGAACGGACTTCAGGATCAACATTAGAGAACTCCTGGAAAAGAACGGTTTCTCAGTCGTTGAAGAGAGGAAGCTCGTGAACGGAGCTGTGAGGATCTTAACGGTCCTTCCTGAGAAGGAGCAGGAACGCAATTCTGGGAAAGAACCATCGGGCCTTCAAGGTTGA
- a CDS encoding MFS transporter, whose translation MREYLSFSRDAYLVVVYSFFGWLGGNIAWFIVPFYFKSLGMDYSTMGVLFSLSTIAQAALLLFTGPLAVKIGYKRSIILALTFFASGRLMQVFLPEFRFLATASVLLGVGMALEGPALISLLSEEASDEARHYLFSLNSAMGTFGAAFGTLLGGFLPRLLDGSNPYRETLMASIGFILLQLAVISLLHPILERKGREIRFERETVVKILKFSLPSALIGLGAGITIPYMGLWFNRKFGTSLESIGGLFALQQFIMGLGTFLLPSIADKAGSVKTIVTFNGSATVLIAGMPFLPSFPLAALVYIVRTILMNIVNPIWDAFMMRFFSTEERSTALALRNLSWTATFGIGQYVGGMIFDFSLTVPFLITGFLYGASMVTFWALFSKEEGER comes from the coding sequence ATGAGAGAGTACCTTTCCTTCAGCCGCGACGCTTATCTAGTGGTTGTTTACTCCTTCTTTGGCTGGTTAGGGGGCAATATAGCCTGGTTCATAGTCCCGTTCTACTTCAAGTCCCTTGGCATGGACTATTCTACCATGGGCGTTCTGTTTTCCCTGTCGACAATAGCCCAGGCTGCTCTCCTCCTTTTCACCGGCCCACTTGCAGTAAAAATCGGGTACAAAAGGAGCATAATTCTAGCGCTCACCTTTTTCGCATCGGGAAGGCTGATGCAGGTCTTCCTGCCCGAGTTCCGCTTTCTGGCAACTGCCTCGGTGCTCCTCGGGGTCGGTATGGCACTTGAGGGCCCGGCCCTGATATCGCTCCTCAGCGAGGAGGCGAGCGATGAGGCCAGGCACTACCTGTTCTCCCTCAATTCAGCCATGGGCACGTTTGGGGCGGCCTTCGGGACCCTCCTAGGAGGGTTTTTGCCGAGACTCCTCGATGGAAGCAATCCGTACAGGGAGACGCTGATGGCCTCAATCGGCTTTATTCTCCTCCAGCTGGCTGTTATTTCCCTTTTGCACCCAATACTTGAAAGAAAGGGACGCGAGATAAGGTTCGAGCGGGAAACGGTTGTCAAAATCCTCAAGTTCTCGCTTCCCAGCGCCCTCATCGGTCTCGGAGCGGGGATAACGATCCCCTACATGGGCCTGTGGTTCAACAGGAAGTTCGGCACCAGCTTGGAGAGCATAGGCGGCCTCTTCGCACTTCAGCAGTTCATAATGGGCCTCGGTACTTTTCTCCTGCCCTCCATAGCTGATAAAGCAGGGAGTGTTAAAACGATAGTGACCTTCAACGGGAGCGCAACCGTCCTCATTGCTGGAATGCCGTTCCTGCCGAGTTTCCCCCTTGCGGCACTGGTATACATTGTCAGGACAATCCTGATGAACATAGTCAACCCCATATGGGACGCTTTTATGATGCGCTTCTTCTCCACAGAAGAGCGCTCAACGGCTTTGGCCCTTCGGAATCTCTCGTGGACTGCTACCTTTGGAATCGGCCAGTACGTGGGAGGCATGATATTTGATTTCTCGCTCACTGTTCCGTTCCTCATAACGGGCTTCCTATACGGGGCTTCCATGGTGACCTTCTGGGCACTGTTTTCAAAGGAAGAGGGAGAAAGGTAG